From one Bacteriovorax sp. BAL6_X genomic stretch:
- a CDS encoding sodium:solute symporter: protein MNNSIDLFQSLSSLDLFIFFAILGLTITSVIYGQYRMNKSSEKESFLDLLIMGRRLTLPLFVATLVATWYGGIFGVTEIAFNQGIYNFITQGVFWYIAYIIFAFFLIDKIEPYHAVTLPDLVEKMFGPRSAKLTAVFNFFNVLPIAYGISLGIFLQLIFGGSLLLNTSLGVGFVVLYSMWGGLRSVVFSDLIQFFVMCIAVALVLGFSFFEFGGISYLKANLPESYWSLTGKNSLATTFVWGFIALSTLVDPNFYQRCFSATSGEVSKKGILISTFIWFCFDICTTFGAMYAKAAIPDAQSAHAYLTYAIQILPHGLKGFLLAGILATILSTLDSYLFIAGTNLAYDLAPKKYKGRIWIHHFGVIFVAVLTVIMSEYFQGNIKSVWKTLGSFSASCLLLPVVYGYLFPKRISDNQFVTACLVGVVTVATWRHISRTGIYANIDELYIGIIATSLTLLIYHLIRDKKLVG, encoded by the coding sequence ATGAACAACAGCATTGATTTATTTCAAAGTCTATCATCTTTAGACTTATTTATATTTTTTGCCATCTTAGGCTTAACTATTACCAGTGTTATTTATGGCCAATACCGTATGAATAAGTCCTCAGAAAAAGAGTCATTTCTCGATCTACTGATCATGGGAAGAAGACTTACACTGCCTCTTTTTGTGGCGACACTTGTCGCAACTTGGTATGGCGGAATTTTTGGAGTAACTGAGATTGCCTTTAATCAGGGAATTTACAACTTTATCACTCAAGGTGTTTTCTGGTACATCGCCTATATTATTTTTGCTTTCTTTCTCATTGATAAAATTGAGCCTTATCACGCAGTTACTCTCCCAGATCTAGTTGAAAAAATGTTTGGGCCTCGCTCAGCAAAACTCACTGCAGTTTTTAACTTCTTCAATGTTCTCCCAATTGCTTACGGAATTAGTTTAGGTATTTTTCTGCAACTAATTTTTGGTGGATCACTATTACTTAACACAAGTCTTGGAGTTGGGTTCGTTGTTCTCTACTCAATGTGGGGCGGATTGAGATCAGTTGTATTTTCCGACCTCATTCAATTCTTTGTGATGTGTATAGCAGTTGCTTTAGTTCTAGGATTCTCTTTCTTTGAATTTGGTGGCATCTCATATTTAAAAGCAAACCTACCTGAGTCCTACTGGTCATTAACTGGTAAAAACTCATTAGCAACTACTTTTGTCTGGGGTTTTATCGCCCTATCAACTCTAGTCGATCCAAATTTTTACCAACGCTGTTTTTCGGCCACAAGTGGAGAAGTTTCAAAGAAAGGTATTTTAATCTCAACTTTCATTTGGTTTTGTTTTGATATCTGTACGACGTTTGGAGCGATGTATGCAAAAGCCGCAATCCCAGACGCTCAGAGCGCACATGCTTACCTAACATATGCAATTCAAATTCTGCCTCATGGACTTAAGGGGTTTTTATTAGCAGGGATTCTTGCAACAATATTATCAACACTTGATTCCTACCTATTTATTGCAGGAACAAACTTGGCCTATGACCTTGCACCTAAGAAATACAAAGGTCGTATTTGGATTCACCACTTTGGTGTTATTTTTGTTGCCGTTTTAACTGTGATTATGTCTGAATACTTCCAGGGCAATATAAAATCTGTTTGGAAGACTCTTGGTTCATTTTCTGCATCATGTCTACTGCTACCAGTCGTTTATGGCTACCTCTTTCCGAAACGAATCAGTGACAACCAGTTTGTGACGGCCTGTTTAGTAGGTGTTGTCACAGTTGCCACATGGCGCCATATTTCAAGAACTGGCATTTACGCCAATATTGACGAACTCTATATTGGTATTATTGCAACAAGTCTAACTCTGCTCATTTATCACCTAATTAGGGATAAAAAGCTAGTCGGATAA
- a CDS encoding hydrogen peroxide-inducible genes activator encodes MTITQLEYVLAVDKHRHFRKASEECHVSQPTLSMQIQKLEDSLGFVIFDRSKNPIVPTIEGETFIAQARVVNKEFKKLKDIASDPIVGIEGEFKLGVIPTLAPYLVPLFLSRFVKEFPKVDLIIEERTTDEIIEKLDRDELDAGLLVTPLHNNQLVERVLFYEPLYGFIAKDHELYHKSQLDYSDLDKDGLWLLQEGHCLRGQVLNLCQKVKGFQHFESGSLETIKNLVAKDSGYTIIPHLDMLDLTGARKKMLRSFSPPVPTREVSIVYGRIFYKEKVIDALEGMILKVIPKELKSYKNADVSIIPID; translated from the coding sequence ATGACTATAACTCAGCTGGAATATGTATTAGCAGTCGATAAACACCGTCACTTTAGAAAAGCATCTGAAGAGTGTCATGTCTCTCAACCAACATTGAGTATGCAAATACAAAAGCTAGAAGATAGTTTAGGTTTTGTTATATTTGATCGCTCTAAGAATCCAATCGTTCCAACTATTGAGGGTGAAACATTTATTGCTCAAGCTAGGGTTGTTAATAAAGAGTTTAAAAAATTAAAAGATATTGCAAGTGATCCAATTGTCGGTATAGAAGGCGAGTTCAAGCTAGGAGTCATTCCAACTTTGGCACCTTACCTTGTACCTCTTTTCCTAAGTCGCTTCGTAAAAGAGTTTCCAAAAGTTGATCTGATAATCGAAGAGAGAACGACTGATGAAATTATTGAGAAACTTGACCGCGATGAATTAGATGCAGGGCTTCTTGTTACTCCACTTCATAATAATCAGCTCGTTGAAAGAGTACTATTTTATGAACCACTCTACGGCTTTATTGCTAAAGATCACGAACTCTATCACAAGAGTCAATTAGATTACTCAGACTTAGACAAAGATGGACTTTGGCTCCTTCAGGAAGGTCATTGTCTACGTGGCCAGGTCTTAAACCTTTGCCAGAAAGTTAAAGGCTTTCAACACTTTGAGAGTGGGTCTCTAGAGACAATTAAGAATCTTGTGGCCAAGGATAGTGGTTATACGATTATTCCTCATCTCGATATGTTGGATTTAACAGGTGCTCGAAAGAAAATGCTTCGCTCATTTTCGCCTCCGGTTCCAACTCGTGAAGTCTCTATAGTTTACGGACGAATCTTTTACAAAGAGAAGGTTATTGATGCACTGGAAGGAATGATCCTTAAAGTTATTCCAAAAGAGCTTAAGAGCTATAAAAATGCCGATGTTTCAATAATTCCTATTGATTAG
- a CDS encoding serine protease has translation MSVRSCMFLLVVVSTFLTVSCGKSVPASADADVATGSIIVGDVDWQEVIAFDDSSDVRKNSKAVADIQFSNSGRCTGFLISDNVLMTNHHCITSAADIIGMKVFMKHEKGISKENQGEITCDEFIGNDEDLDFALVKCEGSPGQTYGKVVLDTTEPVEGDSVYVIHQNCDYYTDYNCDWTKKVSEGKVVGLRGDVLYDADTLGGSSGSPVFNADSDKVYAIHHAGYGGWAGRGVYNGAVSMSRIVPFILENFPSVLAQDQDDNDSTDKPSSDNNTAQTATELGSGFSENVEIDSEEDVDFYKAEMKAGEVLDFRIFFSHSEGDLDFEVLKKMGSSFKVVSRKESSSDNEAVRLRVNSSNTYYIKVYGYAGSKAKYKVQFKK, from the coding sequence ATGTCAGTAAGAAGTTGCATGTTTTTATTAGTTGTTGTTTCCACATTTTTAACAGTTTCATGTGGGAAAAGTGTTCCAGCTTCCGCAGATGCAGATGTAGCAACCGGATCTATTATTGTTGGTGATGTAGACTGGCAAGAAGTGATAGCCTTTGATGATTCTTCAGATGTTAGAAAGAATTCGAAAGCTGTAGCTGACATTCAATTCTCAAACAGTGGCCGTTGCACTGGCTTTTTAATTTCCGATAACGTTCTAATGACAAACCATCACTGTATCACAAGCGCAGCTGATATCATTGGAATGAAAGTTTTTATGAAACATGAAAAAGGTATTTCAAAGGAAAACCAAGGTGAGATCACATGTGATGAGTTCATCGGTAATGATGAGGATTTAGACTTTGCTCTTGTAAAGTGTGAAGGGTCCCCTGGACAGACTTACGGTAAAGTTGTTTTAGATACAACTGAGCCGGTTGAGGGAGATAGTGTTTATGTTATCCACCAAAATTGTGATTACTATACTGATTACAATTGTGACTGGACGAAGAAAGTATCTGAAGGAAAAGTGGTAGGGCTTAGAGGAGATGTTTTATATGATGCTGATACTTTAGGAGGATCATCTGGTTCACCAGTATTTAATGCTGACTCTGATAAGGTATATGCTATTCACCACGCTGGTTATGGCGGATGGGCAGGACGCGGAGTTTATAATGGTGCAGTATCAATGAGTCGAATAGTTCCATTTATCCTAGAAAACTTCCCAAGTGTTTTAGCGCAAGATCAAGATGATAACGATTCAACAGACAAACCAAGCTCTGATAATAATACTGCACAAACGGCAACGGAGTTAGGTTCAGGATTCTCTGAAAATGTTGAAATCGACAGTGAAGAAGATGTTGATTTCTATAAAGCTGAAATGAAAGCAGGTGAAGTTTTAGACTTTAGAATCTTCTTTTCTCATAGTGAAGGTGATTTAGACTTTGAAGTTTTAAAGAAAATGGGTTCATCTTTTAAAGTTGTCTCTCGTAAAGAATCTTCAAGTGACAATGAGGCCGTGAGATTAAGAGTGAATTCTTCTAATACTTACTATATCAAGGTTTATGGTTACGCGGGATCAAAAGCAAAATATAAAGTTCAATTTAAAAAATAA
- a CDS encoding YheT family hydrolase gives MPVIESSYTCHQSLKNGHLQTIIPFFIRRTPKHEFEKRTLTTPDGDFLRYYKSSTNSPLEKKHLIIISHGLEGNGRDRYIVDMMKKFNSHGYDVISWDMRSCGGALNRTQKFYNAQDYHDLKFLIDSVTEDYVHVSLMGISLGGAITANYLGRHPEAVNHKIYRGFILSSPMDLNGCSVKLKTEISRHIYRHVFVYSMRKKVIEKAKLMELPVDLNKVRNIKHIDEFDEYVTAPIYGYRDGYHYREEASPIAHLEKIRVPLYILNAYDDPFLSEESYPYELAQRKSNLYLEVPKNGGHVGFIKSPSEKYYWYEQRILDFLKMKI, from the coding sequence ATGCCTGTTATTGAATCAAGCTATACTTGTCATCAGTCTCTAAAGAATGGTCACCTACAAACAATCATTCCCTTTTTTATTAGAAGAACTCCAAAGCATGAATTTGAAAAAAGAACCCTGACAACACCAGACGGGGATTTTCTTCGATATTACAAATCATCGACAAACTCTCCTCTTGAGAAAAAACACTTAATCATCATTTCCCATGGCCTAGAGGGAAACGGTAGAGACCGCTACATTGTCGATATGATGAAGAAGTTTAACTCTCACGGCTATGATGTCATCTCATGGGATATGCGCTCATGTGGAGGAGCTCTTAACCGTACTCAAAAGTTTTATAACGCTCAAGACTATCACGACCTGAAATTTCTCATTGATAGTGTCACAGAAGACTATGTTCACGTGTCCCTGATGGGTATAAGCCTTGGTGGCGCCATCACAGCAAACTACCTAGGACGACACCCTGAAGCTGTAAATCATAAAATCTACCGTGGTTTTATCCTCTCATCACCAATGGACTTGAATGGCTGCTCAGTAAAGTTAAAAACTGAGATCTCACGTCATATCTATCGTCATGTCTTTGTTTACTCAATGAGAAAGAAAGTTATTGAGAAGGCCAAACTAATGGAGCTGCCAGTAGACCTCAATAAAGTAAGAAATATCAAACATATCGATGAGTTTGACGAGTATGTTACGGCACCGATTTACGGCTACCGCGATGGTTACCACTACCGAGAAGAGGCATCACCTATTGCCCACTTGGAAAAGATTCGTGTCCCACTCTACATACTAAATGCTTACGATGATCCCTTCTTATCAGAAGAAAGTTATCCTTATGAGTTGGCCCAAAGGAAGAGTAATTTATACCTTGAGGTCCCAAAAAATGGTGGTCATGTTGGATTTATTAAATCACCCTCAGAAAAATATTATTGGTATGAACAACGAATTTTAGATTTTTTAAAAATGAAGATATAA
- a CDS encoding ABC transporter ATP-binding protein has product MAENMLEIKNLTVEFQTEDEKVKAVKSLNLSIPKGKTVGLVGESGSGKSVTSLAIMGLIPNPPGRISEGEILFNGEDLTKASNERMRELRGNKIAMIFQEPMTSLNPVFTTGNQIDEVLMLHQGMNKEQARKRTIELYEEVGIPSPEESVDKYPHQMSGGQKQRVMIAMAMACEPELLICDEPTTALDVTIQKQVLELMFDLQRRHNMSMLFITHDLAVIADIADEVAVMFRGDLVEQNTTKALFENPKHPYTKGLLACRPSLDENPVRLLTVDDFLNAKEDIDVSALEMKKPREINETDNPVLLEVKNFNKHFPIKGGIFGRTVDWFKAVDDVTLQVRKGRTLGLVGESGCGKTTLGRTILRLLEPTAGEVIYDGVNVTNLNKTQMREMRERMQIIFQDPYSSLNPRMTIGDIVTEPMVIHGIGGTKKERYAVAADLLEKVGLKGDHLNRYPHEFSGGQRQRICIARALSLKPEFIICDESVSALDVSVQAQVLNLLQDLQDELGLTYIFISHDLSVVKYISDEIGVMNKGKIVEYGPAHEVYRNPQDEYTKKLLSAIPRGVPKELL; this is encoded by the coding sequence ATGGCAGAGAATATGCTGGAAATTAAAAACCTTACAGTTGAATTTCAAACAGAAGATGAAAAAGTTAAGGCCGTAAAAAGCTTAAACCTAAGTATTCCTAAAGGAAAAACTGTTGGGCTTGTTGGTGAATCTGGTTCAGGTAAGTCAGTAACATCTTTAGCAATTATGGGACTTATTCCTAACCCTCCTGGAAGAATTAGCGAAGGTGAAATTCTATTCAATGGTGAAGACCTAACAAAGGCTTCTAATGAAAGAATGAGAGAGCTTCGTGGTAATAAGATTGCAATGATCTTCCAAGAGCCAATGACATCTTTAAACCCTGTTTTTACAACTGGTAATCAAATTGATGAAGTGCTTATGCTTCACCAAGGAATGAATAAAGAACAAGCTCGTAAGAGAACAATTGAATTATATGAAGAAGTTGGTATTCCTTCTCCAGAAGAATCGGTTGATAAATATCCACACCAAATGTCAGGTGGTCAAAAGCAACGTGTTATGATCGCAATGGCAATGGCATGTGAGCCGGAACTTCTAATTTGTGACGAGCCAACAACAGCTCTTGACGTTACAATTCAAAAGCAAGTTCTTGAGCTAATGTTTGATCTTCAAAGAAGACATAATATGAGTATGCTTTTCATTACGCATGACCTTGCAGTTATTGCAGACATTGCTGATGAAGTTGCTGTTATGTTCAGAGGTGATCTCGTTGAACAAAATACAACGAAGGCACTTTTCGAAAATCCAAAACACCCTTACACAAAAGGTCTTCTAGCTTGTCGTCCAAGTCTAGATGAGAACCCAGTAAGACTTCTTACTGTTGATGACTTCTTAAATGCAAAAGAAGATATTGATGTATCAGCACTTGAAATGAAAAAGCCAAGAGAAATTAATGAAACTGATAACCCAGTTCTTCTTGAAGTTAAAAACTTCAACAAGCACTTCCCAATTAAAGGTGGAATCTTTGGCCGTACTGTAGATTGGTTTAAGGCCGTTGACGATGTAACTCTTCAAGTAAGAAAAGGTCGTACACTTGGTCTAGTTGGTGAGTCAGGTTGTGGTAAAACTACTCTTGGTCGTACAATCCTTAGACTTCTAGAGCCAACAGCAGGTGAAGTAATTTACGACGGTGTTAACGTAACAAACTTAAATAAAACTCAAATGAGAGAGATGCGTGAGAGAATGCAAATCATTTTCCAAGACCCATACTCTTCTCTTAACCCACGTATGACTATTGGTGATATTGTTACTGAACCAATGGTTATTCACGGAATCGGTGGAACAAAGAAAGAAAGATACGCAGTAGCTGCTGACCTTCTAGAAAAAGTAGGCCTAAAAGGTGATCACCTTAACCGCTACCCACACGAGTTCTCTGGCGGACAACGTCAAAGAATCTGTATTGCTCGTGCACTTTCTCTTAAGCCAGAGTTCATCATTTGTGATGAGTCGGTTTCAGCACTAGATGTATCAGTTCAAGCACAAGTACTTAACCTTCTTCAAGATCTTCAAGATGAACTAGGTCTTACTTATATCTTCATTTCTCACGATCTATCTGTTGTTAAGTATATCTCAGATGAAATTGGTGTAATGAACAAAGGTAAAATTGTTGAATACGGTCCAGCACACGAGGTTTACCGTAACCCACAAGATGAGTACACGAAGAAACTTCTAAGCGCTATTCCTAGAGGTGTTCCAAAAGAATTACTTTAA
- a CDS encoding lysophospholipid acyltransferase family protein: MSILLKIVPTLVSWYLRFVKLTSKIVVLNPENLELAKKMGKHGNYTLAVWHEHYPTSVLTELDTGLVTMASQSKDGSLAADTISKLGFTPTRGSSSRGGAKALQSMIEQINEKRLNSAITVDGPRGPSYVPKKGILVVSHECEAPVLCIQSVSTRRFCISKSWDKTKIPKPFGRIYIAYGHPFQVDSLNNDYLTTYCEQIVTTQQCLSDQISKYVEL, from the coding sequence ATGTCTATATTATTAAAAATTGTTCCCACATTAGTTTCTTGGTACCTAAGATTTGTTAAACTCACATCAAAAATTGTTGTTCTAAATCCAGAGAATTTAGAACTTGCAAAAAAAATGGGGAAACACGGTAATTACACTTTAGCAGTATGGCACGAGCACTATCCTACTTCAGTTTTAACAGAGCTAGACACAGGACTAGTTACCATGGCATCACAATCAAAAGATGGAAGTCTGGCCGCAGACACAATTTCCAAACTTGGTTTTACTCCAACTCGTGGAAGCTCTTCACGTGGCGGAGCCAAAGCACTACAATCCATGATTGAGCAGATCAATGAGAAGAGACTTAATTCTGCAATCACTGTCGACGGCCCTCGAGGACCAAGCTATGTACCTAAAAAAGGGATACTTGTCGTGAGCCACGAATGCGAAGCGCCAGTTCTTTGTATCCAGTCGGTATCAACTCGTCGTTTCTGCATTTCCAAAAGCTGGGACAAAACAAAGATCCCTAAACCATTTGGTCGCATTTACATTGCCTATGGCCACCCATTTCAGGTAGACAGTCTAAACAATGACTATTTAACAACCTATTGCGAGCAAATTGTCACGACGCAACAATGCCTTTCTGATCAAATTAGCAAGTATGTAGAACTATAA
- a CDS encoding TetR/AcrR family transcriptional regulator: MAGLREIKKQRTREMILKNSMELFTQKGVDEVGMRELAQVCGLGIGTYYNYFKSKEDVIFSLFRENLNSAITNKPFRVEENESNADNLANNYKAIFQELMIHKNIADEFLSLAYNTKNMADNDSVAARLTPQIVDLYWGWVQPLFRSAGIIIRTEEEVGFRRMLWHHFLSSFHAYTSSFGAEESIDYIRFTSRHLLGGLNSN, from the coding sequence ATGGCAGGTTTACGAGAAATCAAGAAACAGAGAACGAGAGAAATGATTCTAAAAAACTCAATGGAATTATTTACTCAAAAAGGGGTTGATGAAGTAGGAATGCGAGAATTGGCCCAAGTGTGTGGATTGGGGATTGGAACTTACTATAATTACTTTAAGTCGAAAGAGGATGTCATCTTCAGTCTATTTAGAGAAAACTTAAATTCTGCAATTACGAACAAGCCTTTCCGCGTTGAAGAAAATGAATCAAACGCAGATAACCTTGCAAATAATTACAAAGCGATTTTTCAGGAATTAATGATTCATAAGAATATCGCTGATGAATTTTTATCTCTTGCGTACAATACTAAAAATATGGCCGATAATGACTCTGTTGCCGCGAGATTGACTCCGCAGATCGTTGATCTCTATTGGGGCTGGGTGCAACCACTGTTTAGAAGTGCTGGAATTATTATTCGCACCGAAGAGGAAGTAGGTTTTAGAAGAATGCTGTGGCACCACTTCTTATCAAGCTTTCATGCATATACTTCTTCCTTTGGGGCAGAGGAGAGTATTGATTATATACGCTTCACTTCACGCCACTTACTAGGTGGACTTAATTCGAATTAA